Proteins from one Penicillium digitatum chromosome 2, complete sequence genomic window:
- a CDS encoding Short-chain dehydrogenase: protein MPSIQGSTVLIFGGSSGIGYGVAAKCLTEGAKVHIVSSNAKRIAESIAALKGESPGVEVQGHVLDLSTKDVERGLEQVLSAVGQIDHIVFTAGDSLAIQPLHSIDLEAIQRAGHIRFAVPVLLAKLAPRFLKSSYKSSLTLTTGAGSQKPSPGFSLMAGYLAGLHGLTRNLALDLKPLRVNLVSPGVVETPLWGADGVPEMFKSGTTLGKVGVPDEVAEAYVYLMKDTNATGSCVSTNSGSLLM from the coding sequence ATGCCTTCCATCCAAGGCTCCACAGTTCTCATCTTCGGGGGCTCTTCCGGAATTGGCTATGGCGTTGCTGCCAAATGTCTCACTGAGGGAGCCAAAGTCCATATCGTGTCCTCCAACGCAAAACGTATTGCCGAGAGCATTGCGGCTTTGAAAGGGGAAAGCCCTGGCGTTGAAGTTCAAGGGCACGTCCTGGATCTTTCTACAAAGGATGTTGAGAGAGGCTTAGAGCAGGTCCTTTCCGCAGTTGGCCAAATTGATCACATCGTCTTCACTGCCGGTGATAGTCTAGCAATTCAACCTTTGCACAGTATTGACCTTGAAGCCATCCAGCGTGCAGGCCATATTCGATTTGCAGTTCCGGTCTTGCTTGCTAAGCTTGCCCCTCGATTCTTGAAGTCCAGCTACAAGTCGTCTCTCACCTTGACTACAGGGGCAGGTTCTCAGAAGCCAAGCCCTGGGTTTTCATTGATGGCCGGGTACCTCGCTGGTCTTCATGGGCTGACCCGAAACCTCGCGCTGGACCTGAAGCCTCTCCGGGTAAATCTTGTCAGCCCTGGCGTTGTTGAAACCCCGCTCTGGGGTGCAGATGGAGTACCTGAGATGTTTAAGAGTGGTACGACTTTGGGCAAAGTCGGTGTGCCCGACGAAGTCGCCGAGGCTTATGTCTACTTGATGAAGGATACAAATGCCACCGGCAGCTGTGTCAGCACCAACTCTGGCTCACTTTTAATGTAA
- a CDS encoding Woronin body protein HexA, putative codes for MMLANYAGLFPLLLPFLQSNILHLTFSFSPFPQPRERLPFQSVNLDFDARVPIPFSVFPSSYRSDAVSETTQIRVEGEVNFDHTSRVEREDTRDSTPLPAPVHGKEEVEFRVQEEHSQYEQQSQQYEHQPSHNYAPEVELTRERYPSHQQSSLEYQDHTQVYDKVVETQIDLTERDYRSRTSPSNDLDVSDDRRYRQPIDSAYGYQSQSLEISNDRTSEPQTDSYKEDDVYLREVQPRARYSTPTQVKVSQSTTSEITSTRKMGYYNDEGQYHSFRRGVERAADRVMHPFSQSEIEETASGEVVAASESVRVVEPRNRGAAAETVPIPCHFVRVGDILILQGRPCQVIRISVSPQTGQHRYLGVDLFTRKLHEESSFIANPSPSVVVQTMLGPVYKTYRILDLRDDNRLVAMTENGDVKQGLNVIPQGHLFKRISEAFSDGRGSVRALVINDGGRELVVDYKVIHGSRL; via the exons ATGATGCTCGCCAACTACGCTGGCCtatttcctcttcttcttccattcctACAATCTAACATTCTTCATCT GacattctctttttctcctttcCCCCAACCTCGAGAAAGACTTCCCTTTCAA TCCGTCAATCTGGACTTTGACGCCCGTGTCCCTATCCCCTTCAGTGTCTTCCCGTCGTCGTACCGGAGTGACGCTGTCTCTGAAACTACTCAGATTAGAGTAGAGGGAGAAGTCAATTTCGATCACACTTCGCGCGTCGAACGGGAAGATACTCGAGATTCTACTCCCCTTCCCGCTCCTGTTCACGGAAAGGAAGAAGTCGAGTTTCGTGTTCAAGAAGAGCACTCTCAGTACGAGCAGCAATCGCAGCAGTACGAGCACCAGCCTTCGCACAACTACGCCCCTGAAGTTGAGCTTACTCGTGAACG CTACCCCAGTCaccaacaatcttctcttgAATACCAGGACCATACTCAAGTCTACGATAAAGTCGTCGAGACCCAAATCGACCTCACTGAAAGAGACTACCGTTCACGTACCTCTCCTTCCAACGACCTCGACGTCTCTGACGACCGTCGTTATCGTCAGCCCATAGACTCCGCCTACGGTTACCAATCCCAGTCCCTCGAAATCTCGAACGACCGGACCTCTGAACCCCAGACCGACTCTTACAAGGAAGACGACGTCTACCTACGTGAAGTTCAGCCCCGTGCTCGGTACTCCACCCCGACCCAAGTAAAAGTTTCTCAGTCCACTACCAGTGAGATCACCTCCACTCGCAAAATGGGTTACTACAACGACGAAGGCCAGTACCACTCCTTCCGCCGCGGCGTTGAGCGCGCCGCCGACCGTGTCATGCACCCATTCTCCCAATCCGAGATTGAAGAGACTGCCTCAGGCGAGGTCGTTGCTGCCAGTGAGAGTGTCCGCGTCGTCGAGCCCCGCAACCGTGGCGCGGCTGCCGAGACCGTGCCCATCCCCTGCCACTTTGTTCGCGTTGGCGACATCCTGATCCTTCAGGGCCGCCCTTGCCAGGTGATCCGTATCTCGGTCTCTCCCCAGACTGGCCAGCACCGTTACCTTGGTGTTGACCTCTTCACCCGCAAGCTGCACGAGGAGTCTAGCTTCATCGCCAACCCCTCTCCTTCCGTGGTTGTCCAGACCATGCTCGGTCCCGTCTACAAGACCTACCGCATCCTGGACCTCCGTGATGACAACCGCCTCGTCGCCATGACCGAGAACGGTGATGTCAAGCAGGGTCTTAATGTCATCCCCCAGGGCCACCTCTTCAAGCGCATCAGCGAAGCCTTCTCTGACGGCCGTGGTTCCGTCCGTGCTCTTGTCATCAACGATGGGGGCCGTGAGCTCGTCGTCGACTACAAGGTCATCCACGGCTCCCGTCTATAA